Proteins from a single region of Anthonomus grandis grandis chromosome 18, icAntGran1.3, whole genome shotgun sequence:
- the LOC126746910 gene encoding uncharacterized protein LOC126746910, protein MALESKEEAINRQLLENQSFLYTENQRLQENVMKLSKHLQELRKSTVDPKVLEHIIKEKNQLFSLNECLKQKINTIKAVAPGLKKEELEKQENQKQEILKSIEELDTILAKINERPEPFEISLPQESTVSKLCHTLTTRLEEEQYRSDQALETIRRLRDDDEKLILKDKISDMKQLISDLEVENTKLKFEAEQLNEDLQRYKKMCDEQTSELTNMKKEKFKLEDERDELKDKISELENEKLKLKKDMIEELTEANRAKRVCADTEIALQHISEAYENKRKESARLQKQLDEANTIIGAFRDQFDKNPNDLKFH, encoded by the exons ATGGCTCTGGAAAGCAAAGAAGAAGCTATCAATAGACAACTTCTAGAAAACCAGTCTTTTTTATATACAGAGAACCAACGTCTTCAGGAGAACGTGATGAAATTATCGAAGCACCTGCAGGAGCTTAGAAAGAGCACAGTGGACCCCAAGGTGCTGGAGCACATAATCAAAGAGAAGAATCAGCTGTTCTCTTTGAACGAGTGCCTGAAACAGAAAATCAACACCATCAAAGCTGTAGCGCCGGGTCTGAAGAAGGAGGAGCTGGAAAAGCAGGAGAATCAGAAACAAGAAATTCTGAAATCCATTGAGGAACTCGACACGATTTTGGCTAAGATCAATGAGAGGCCAGAACCGTTTGAAATTTCATTGCCTCAGGAGAGTACTGTTAGTAAGCTGTGCCATACTTTGACCACACGTTTGGAGGAAGAGCAATATCGTTCTGATCAGGCCCTTGAGACCATCCGACGGCTACGTGACGATGACGAAaagctaattttaaaagataaaatcaGTGACATGAAGCAATTGATTAGTGATCTAGAAGTTGAAAATACTAAGCTGAAGTTTGAAGCTGAACAGCTCAATGAGGACTTGCAAAG GTACAAGAAGATGTGCGATGAGCAAACATCTGAGCTGACCaatatgaaaaaagaaaaattcaaactcGAAGACGAGAGGGACGAGCTGAAAGATAAAATATCCGAGTTGGAGAATGAAAAGTTGAAACTAAAAAAGGACATGATCGAGGAGCTGACCGAGGCCAATAGGGCCAAAAGGGTGTGTGCCGACACGGAAATAGCCCTTCAGCACATCTCCGAAGCATATGAGAATAAGCGGAAGGAATCGGCGAGGTTGCAGAAGCAGCTTGATGAAGCCAATACGATTATAGGAGCGTTTCGGGATCAGTTCGATAAGAATCCCAAcgatttaaaatttcattga